One stretch of Ornithinimicrobium ciconiae DNA includes these proteins:
- a CDS encoding ABC transporter permease → MLAFIVRRLWQTVLVLFGVSIITFSLIHLTPGDAVDVMFAGENVSADQREVYRQQLGLDQPLIQQYFNYMAGAVQGDLGTSVRRGTPVAGIIASTVPATVELTFAALVVAIVIAVPVAVVSALRQGSLWDRGGSVLALFGISMPSFWLGIMLILIFSVGFHWFPASGRIAAGSGMSQITGFVLVDAVLQGNWEGIKSGLLHLALPAITLGTAITATLSRVLRSGLLEVKGQDYVDALRARGLRFATVLRHMLRNALPATVIVMGVRIGSLLGGAIVVEVVFGWPGLGRLVVDAIQNRDFPLVQGAVLVLAVLFVLVNLITDIVQAWLDPRIKLTGGGSR, encoded by the coding sequence ATGCTTGCCTTCATCGTGCGACGACTCTGGCAGACCGTCCTCGTCCTCTTTGGCGTCTCGATCATCACCTTCTCGCTGATCCACCTCACCCCTGGTGATGCCGTGGACGTGATGTTTGCCGGTGAGAACGTCAGCGCCGACCAGCGCGAGGTCTACCGTCAGCAGTTGGGGCTCGACCAGCCGTTGATTCAGCAGTACTTCAACTACATGGCTGGTGCGGTGCAGGGCGACCTTGGCACCTCGGTCCGCCGGGGCACCCCGGTGGCGGGCATCATCGCCTCCACCGTGCCGGCGACCGTCGAGCTGACGTTCGCGGCGCTAGTGGTGGCCATCGTCATCGCCGTCCCGGTCGCAGTCGTGTCTGCCCTCCGCCAGGGCAGCCTCTGGGACCGGGGCGGCAGTGTCTTGGCATTGTTCGGGATCTCGATGCCGAGCTTCTGGCTGGGCATCATGCTGATCCTGATCTTCTCGGTCGGGTTCCATTGGTTCCCGGCCAGCGGACGGATCGCGGCCGGGAGCGGGATGTCGCAGATCACGGGGTTCGTCCTGGTGGACGCGGTGCTCCAGGGCAACTGGGAGGGCATCAAGTCGGGTCTGCTGCACCTTGCTCTGCCAGCCATCACCCTGGGCACCGCGATCACGGCAACCCTGTCGCGGGTCCTGCGGTCCGGTCTGCTCGAGGTGAAGGGGCAGGACTATGTGGACGCGCTGCGGGCCCGCGGACTGCGCTTCGCCACCGTCCTGCGCCACATGCTGCGCAACGCGCTGCCGGCGACAGTCATCGTCATGGGCGTGCGCATCGGATCCCTCCTGGGCGGCGCCATCGTCGTCGAGGTCGTCTTCGGCTGGCCCGGCCTGGGCCGCCTCGTTGTTGACGCGATCCAGAACCGCGACTTCCCCCTGGTCCAGGGCGCGGTCCTGGTGCTCGCCGTGCTCTTCGTGCTGGTCAACCTCATCACGGACATCGTGCAGGCCTGGCTTGATCCGCGCATCAAACTGACGGGAGGTGGTTCACGATGA
- a CDS encoding ABC transporter substrate-binding protein codes for MKNSRHSQMRWLALVPLAGLVLTACSGGGDTYGDGDGDGAADGGDSTAPAASSSQLVIAQSSDILTMDPHMHRNRPTQNVIHTVFESLVNQDTDLKPVPELATEWEQVDDLTWRFHLREGVTFHNGEAFDAEDVKFSIERILDPEQASPRASMLAVIDSVEVEDEHTVLITTTDPAPTLLSGLAVNEIVPSEYTAEVGDEEFAAAPVGTGPFTFDSWSPNEAVNLSANEDYWDGAPGVGTLIFRPIPEVSSRMAALQSGDVQIAAEIPPDLTGELGGGTEAVSVPGTRVFFLAMNVTKAPFDQKDVRVAANQAVDKQTLVDALYEGRARVLNQPAFPEMIGYSDDVQGIDFDAEAAAQVLGSTTETVQIDSTEATRTLAEAVAGQLQAAGLNAEVNVLEDQAFTDQVESGASTAYLSSWGVAEGDADVIMARHFWSPSREDAFYTGYTNDELDVLISDARSTVDQAEREDLYAQAMQIVMDDVPWVPLLNPEEIYGVSTQVQGWEPSPIGRFNVADVTLGSR; via the coding sequence ATGAAGAACTCACGGCACTCACAGATGCGATGGCTGGCACTGGTGCCCCTCGCCGGTCTGGTACTCACCGCCTGCTCTGGCGGCGGCGACACCTACGGCGACGGGGACGGCGACGGCGCAGCGGATGGAGGCGACAGCACCGCCCCGGCCGCCTCCTCCAGCCAGCTGGTGATCGCGCAGAGCTCGGACATCTTGACGATGGACCCGCACATGCACCGCAACCGGCCCACCCAGAACGTCATCCACACGGTCTTTGAGTCACTCGTCAACCAAGACACCGACCTCAAGCCGGTCCCCGAGCTCGCGACGGAGTGGGAGCAGGTGGACGACCTGACGTGGCGCTTCCACCTCCGAGAGGGCGTCACCTTCCACAACGGGGAAGCCTTCGACGCCGAGGACGTGAAGTTCAGCATCGAGCGGATCCTGGACCCGGAGCAGGCGTCCCCCAGGGCCTCCATGCTCGCGGTCATCGACAGCGTCGAGGTCGAGGACGAGCACACCGTCCTCATCACGACCACGGACCCGGCGCCCACGCTGCTGTCCGGGCTGGCCGTCAACGAGATCGTCCCCTCGGAGTACACGGCCGAGGTCGGCGACGAGGAGTTCGCCGCAGCCCCGGTCGGCACCGGCCCGTTCACCTTCGACAGCTGGTCACCGAACGAGGCCGTGAACCTCAGCGCCAACGAGGACTACTGGGACGGTGCACCCGGGGTCGGCACCTTGATCTTCCGACCCATCCCCGAGGTCTCCTCCCGGATGGCGGCCCTGCAGTCCGGCGACGTGCAGATCGCTGCGGAGATCCCGCCGGACCTCACCGGGGAGCTCGGTGGGGGCACGGAGGCGGTCAGCGTGCCCGGCACCCGGGTCTTCTTCCTGGCGATGAACGTGACCAAGGCCCCGTTCGACCAGAAGGACGTGCGGGTCGCCGCCAACCAGGCGGTCGACAAGCAGACCCTCGTTGACGCTCTCTATGAGGGACGTGCCCGAGTGCTCAACCAGCCGGCGTTCCCGGAGATGATCGGCTACTCCGACGACGTCCAGGGCATTGACTTCGATGCCGAGGCCGCGGCCCAGGTCCTGGGCTCGACCACCGAGACCGTGCAGATCGACTCCACCGAAGCCACCCGCACCCTCGCCGAGGCGGTGGCCGGCCAGTTGCAGGCTGCTGGCCTCAACGCCGAGGTGAACGTCCTGGAGGACCAGGCGTTCACGGACCAGGTCGAGTCAGGTGCCAGCACGGCATACCTCTCCTCCTGGGGTGTGGCCGAGGGTGACGCGGACGTCATCATGGCCCGTCACTTCTGGAGCCCCTCGCGTGAGGATGCCTTCTACACCGGCTACACCAACGACGAGCTGGACGTGCTGATCAGCGACGCGCGCTCCACCGTCGACCAGGCAGAGCGCGAGGACCTCTATGCGCAGGCCATGCAGATCGTCATGGACGACGTGCCGTGGGTCCCGCTGCTGAACCCGGAGGAGATCTATGGCGTCTCGACCCAGGTGCAGGGTTGGGAGCCGTCACCCATCGGCCGGTTCAACGTCGCTGACGTGACGTTGGGCTCGCGCTGA
- a CDS encoding ATP-binding cassette domain-containing protein, protein MTPKLRVQDLVKTFTSGRALLGTAERSVAVDGISFDVTTGSSFGIVGESGSGKSTTARIVASLLDADAGSVQLDGREMLSLGRRDLLAVRRTVQMVFQDPFASLNPRWKVGNLVGEGLRIHHRMSREAHRARVQELLEMCGLPASAATRFPHEFSGGQRQRIGIARALAVEPDVLILDEPVSALDVSIQAQILTLLTRLQSELGLTFLFIAHDLAIVERFCDDVAVMQNGRIVEQGNPVELYRDPQHHYTKTLLGAIPIPDPRRRDNNSPRR, encoded by the coding sequence ATGACACCCAAGCTGCGGGTGCAGGACCTGGTCAAGACGTTCACGTCCGGCAGGGCGCTGCTCGGCACCGCCGAGCGGTCCGTGGCGGTCGACGGGATCTCCTTCGACGTCACGACGGGCTCCTCGTTCGGGATCGTGGGCGAGTCCGGCTCCGGCAAGTCGACCACCGCCCGGATCGTCGCCTCCCTGCTCGACGCGGACGCGGGAAGCGTCCAACTGGATGGGCGCGAGATGCTCAGCCTGGGCAGGAGAGACCTCCTGGCGGTCCGACGCACGGTGCAGATGGTCTTTCAGGACCCATTTGCCTCCCTCAACCCCCGGTGGAAGGTCGGCAACCTGGTCGGCGAGGGCCTGCGGATCCATCACCGCATGAGCCGAGAGGCGCACCGTGCCCGGGTGCAGGAGCTGCTCGAGATGTGCGGGCTGCCCGCGAGCGCGGCAACCCGGTTCCCGCACGAGTTCTCCGGTGGCCAGCGACAGCGCATCGGCATCGCCCGGGCGCTCGCGGTCGAGCCGGACGTGCTGATCCTGGACGAGCCGGTGTCAGCGCTCGACGTGTCCATCCAGGCACAGATCCTCACCCTGCTCACGCGGCTGCAGTCCGAGCTGGGACTGACCTTTCTCTTCATCGCCCACGACCTCGCCATCGTCGAACGCTTCTGCGACGACGTGGCGGTCATGCAGAACGGGCGGATCGTCGAGCAGGGCAACCCGGTCGAGCTGTATCGCGACCCCCAGCACCACTACACGAAGACTCTTTTGGGCGCTATTCCCATCCCCGACCCCCGGCGCCGGGACAACAACTCACCTCGGAGGTGA
- a CDS encoding ABC transporter ATP-binding protein, which produces MDQVIPGRAEGASTPLLQVRDLTVRLGPVAAVSGLSFDVHRGEFLGIVGESGSGKSVTAKAILGLLPKSAEISGSVRLEGEELLGASSETMRRIRGDRIGLVFQDALAALDPVYTIGDQLVEALRAHNDVSKKVARKRAADLLGEVGIPKPVERLDSYPHQLSGGQRQRIIIAAALIAEPDLIIADEPTTALDVTVQKQVLDLLAEVCQRREAAVMLVTHDLGVVAQTCDRVATFYGGLLVEEADVFTLFDNPRHPYTRALLRSVPRLGEDSPFEAIPGSPAQIYISLTACPFAPRCEHAQPVCTAGVPPEFWEGTHRHRCVVAGRGEL; this is translated from the coding sequence GTGGACCAAGTGATCCCAGGCAGGGCGGAGGGCGCTTCGACTCCGCTGCTGCAGGTGCGTGATCTCACCGTGCGGCTGGGACCGGTCGCTGCCGTCAGCGGCCTGTCCTTCGACGTCCACCGCGGTGAGTTCCTCGGGATCGTGGGGGAGTCCGGGTCAGGCAAGAGCGTGACAGCCAAGGCCATCCTGGGCCTGCTTCCCAAGAGCGCGGAGATCTCCGGCAGCGTGCGGCTCGAGGGCGAGGAGCTGCTCGGTGCCTCGAGCGAGACCATGCGCCGGATCCGCGGTGACCGGATCGGGTTGGTCTTCCAGGACGCTCTCGCCGCGCTGGACCCGGTCTACACGATCGGGGACCAGCTGGTCGAGGCGCTCCGGGCCCACAACGACGTGTCCAAAAAGGTCGCTCGCAAGCGGGCCGCGGACCTGCTGGGTGAGGTGGGCATCCCCAAGCCGGTCGAGCGACTGGACTCCTATCCGCACCAGCTGTCCGGTGGGCAGCGGCAGCGCATCATCATCGCCGCCGCGCTGATCGCCGAGCCCGACCTGATCATCGCCGACGAGCCGACGACCGCCCTGGACGTCACAGTGCAGAAGCAGGTCCTGGACCTGCTGGCCGAGGTCTGCCAGCGACGCGAGGCTGCCGTCATGCTGGTCACCCACGACCTGGGTGTGGTCGCGCAGACCTGTGACCGGGTGGCCACCTTCTATGGCGGACTCCTCGTCGAGGAGGCTGACGTCTTCACCCTCTTCGACAACCCGCGCCACCCCTACACCCGCGCCCTGCTGCGCTCGGTGCCGCGGCTCGGGGAGGACTCCCCGTTCGAGGCCATCCCCGGCTCGCCGGCCCAGATCTACATCAGCCTCACCGCCTGCCCCTTCGCGCCTCGGTGCGAGCACGCCCAGCCGGTGTGCACCGCAGGTGTCCCCCCTGAGTTCTGGGAGGGCACCCACCGGCACCGGTGTGTCGTCGCGGGAAGGGGAGAGCTATGA
- a CDS encoding GntR family transcriptional regulator: MATPTNTSPLYHQVLAEIRRRIKDGEWARGQQVPSERQLADLLGVSRITVRHAVRLAAAEGLVEQRRGVGTFVGSHERVEQDLSAVRSFEHTLAAQDYVASTEILGSGTLISDLTLAGTLRTDPATPVHYLRLLGRGDSTPVVYYDSYFAPTLGREMTRLAHEMKAEGRAFSTLDLYGHASVDRVPTMLSQTIDAVLATPDLVKRLEVPDGVAILAIESVASDDQGPLEFRRAYYRADRYKFAVKRRLSVSNGLGS; the protein is encoded by the coding sequence ATGGCGACTCCCACAAACACGAGTCCGCTCTATCACCAGGTGCTCGCCGAGATCCGGCGCCGCATCAAAGACGGCGAGTGGGCCCGCGGCCAGCAGGTCCCCTCCGAGCGGCAGCTGGCCGACCTGTTGGGCGTCAGCCGCATCACGGTGCGGCACGCGGTCCGTCTCGCAGCGGCCGAGGGACTGGTCGAGCAGCGGCGTGGAGTCGGCACCTTCGTGGGCTCGCACGAGCGCGTGGAGCAGGACCTGTCGGCAGTGCGCAGCTTCGAGCACACCCTCGCCGCACAGGACTACGTGGCCAGCACCGAGATTCTCGGCTCAGGCACCCTGATCAGCGACTTAACCCTGGCCGGGACCCTTCGGACCGACCCGGCAACACCGGTGCACTACCTGCGCCTGCTGGGTCGCGGCGACTCCACCCCGGTCGTCTACTACGACAGTTACTTCGCCCCAACCCTGGGCCGGGAGATGACGCGACTGGCCCACGAGATGAAGGCCGAGGGCCGCGCCTTCTCCACGCTCGACCTCTATGGGCACGCATCGGTCGACCGCGTTCCGACGATGCTGAGCCAGACGATCGACGCGGTGCTGGCCACGCCCGATCTGGTCAAGCGCCTGGAGGTGCCGGACGGCGTCGCGATCCTGGCGATCGAGTCGGTCGCGTCCGACGACCAGGGACCGCTGGAGTTCCGCCGGGCCTACTACCGCGCAGACCGCTACAAGTTTGCGGTGAAGCGCCGCCTCTCGGTCTCGAACGGGCTCGGCTCTTGA
- a CDS encoding acyclic terpene utilization AtuA family protein translates to MKEQLRIVSPNGHLGFAPTKEESFRLAVETRPDYYCADSGSDDIGATALGADRSVSMERWQRHDLELMLLAAREQDVPMLIGSAGDCGSNSRVDLFVRMIKELAAEHQLPPFKIAYFYSEVETSTLRDLHNSGVTIAGLDDRDALTLEDIDATTRSVAVAGVHPFIKALELGADVIIGGRASDCAVFAAPAIFEGFPENHAYYAGKVLECASFCAEPYGAKESVIATITHDDVKVTAMAPWQRCTVASVAGHAMYERSTPYFEYFAGGMLDMTDCVYEQFDERTTRVTGQRVVPVEGKVTVKIEGSGWVGEKYLGFAGIRDPYTIANIDKVIELSKGQVADEFNDVDYHLSFTVYGKNGVMGDLEPVKEITSHELGIAIEGVAETAELAEAVTLYATRQLFYARLPEVKGTAGTAAFLTDEVLPASASYRWTMNHIVPVDDPMSLFDLHVVDVSATVLQPQA, encoded by the coding sequence GTGAAGGAACAGCTACGCATCGTCAGCCCCAACGGGCACCTCGGTTTCGCTCCCACCAAGGAGGAGAGCTTTCGCCTCGCCGTCGAAACACGTCCGGACTACTACTGCGCCGACTCCGGCAGTGACGACATCGGGGCCACGGCCCTCGGGGCCGACCGCTCCGTCAGCATGGAGCGCTGGCAGCGCCACGACCTCGAGCTGATGCTGCTCGCCGCCCGCGAGCAGGACGTGCCGATGCTCATCGGCTCCGCCGGCGACTGCGGCAGCAACAGCCGGGTCGACCTCTTCGTCCGGATGATCAAGGAGCTGGCGGCCGAGCACCAGCTGCCGCCCTTCAAGATCGCCTACTTCTACTCCGAGGTGGAGACCTCCACCCTGCGAGACCTCCACAACTCCGGCGTGACCATCGCGGGTCTGGACGACCGGGACGCGCTGACGCTGGAGGACATCGACGCCACCACCCGCTCCGTCGCGGTGGCTGGGGTCCATCCCTTCATCAAGGCCCTCGAGCTGGGTGCCGATGTGATCATCGGTGGACGTGCGAGCGACTGTGCAGTCTTCGCCGCCCCGGCGATCTTCGAGGGCTTCCCCGAGAACCACGCCTACTACGCCGGCAAGGTCCTGGAGTGCGCCTCCTTCTGTGCGGAGCCCTACGGCGCCAAGGAGTCGGTGATCGCCACGATCACCCACGACGACGTCAAGGTCACCGCGATGGCCCCCTGGCAGCGCTGCACCGTCGCCAGCGTCGCGGGCCACGCCATGTATGAGCGGTCCACCCCCTACTTCGAGTACTTCGCGGGCGGCATGCTGGACATGACCGACTGTGTCTATGAGCAGTTCGACGAGCGGACCACCCGGGTGACGGGCCAACGTGTGGTGCCTGTCGAGGGCAAGGTGACGGTCAAGATCGAGGGTTCTGGCTGGGTCGGTGAGAAGTACCTGGGCTTCGCCGGCATCCGCGACCCCTACACGATCGCCAACATCGACAAGGTGATCGAGCTGTCGAAGGGGCAGGTCGCCGACGAGTTCAACGACGTCGACTACCACCTGTCCTTCACCGTCTATGGCAAGAATGGCGTGATGGGTGACCTCGAGCCGGTCAAGGAGATCACCAGCCACGAGCTCGGCATCGCCATCGAGGGTGTCGCCGAGACCGCTGAGCTGGCCGAGGCTGTCACCCTCTATGCCACGCGCCAGTTGTTCTACGCCCGCCTCCCCGAGGTGAAGGGCACCGCCGGCACCGCGGCCTTCCTCACCGACGAGGTCCTGCCGGCCAGCGCGTCCTATCGCTGGACGATGAACCACATCGTCCCCGTGGACGACCCAATGTCGCTGTTCGACCTGCACGTCGTTGACGTCAGCGCCACTGTCCTGCAGCCTCAGGCCTGA
- a CDS encoding DUF4387 domain-containing protein: MTEHTTLGELAKTVRSKNAGTDRITFDIIFADQDTYDHVRQSQAVTRQTVGELFGISDDRITDFVEFDPAFAIKFTLKRLASSGGPGERDVFGCQQYPPLLSVPVPVPTSGPQSA, encoded by the coding sequence ATGACCGAACACACGACGCTCGGCGAGCTGGCCAAGACCGTCCGCAGCAAGAACGCCGGCACGGACCGCATCACGTTCGACATCATCTTTGCCGACCAGGACACCTACGACCACGTCCGCCAGAGCCAGGCGGTGACGCGACAGACCGTCGGGGAGCTCTTCGGCATCAGTGACGACCGGATCACCGACTTCGTCGAGTTTGACCCCGCGTTCGCGATCAAGTTCACCCTGAAGCGCCTGGCCTCCAGCGGCGGCCCGGGCGAGCGCGACGTCTTCGGGTGCCAGCAGTACCCGCCGCTGCTCTCGGTCCCGGTCCCGGTCCCGACCAGCGGTCCGCAGTCAGCGTGA
- a CDS encoding CaiB/BaiF CoA transferase family protein — translation MTEDPHDPYAGALAGIRVADFSRVLAGPYATMLMADLGADVIKIEPPAGDDTRRWSPPVDDSGRPTYFAAANRNKRSVVLDLTDPEDLARARHLATTADVVVDNFRPGVMERFGLDHESLAAANPRVITCAITGFGSGLGAAMPGYDLLVQAMGGLMSVTGPVEGPASKVGVALVDVVTGLHALAGMQAALLERTRSGRGQRVEVNLFSSILSGLVNQSSAAAATGVSPQRTGNAHPSIAPYETFATGEGEIVLAVGNDRQFHRLADTLGAPHLIEDERFRSNSERVAHREELRGTLESLLSTRSAADWSEALRAAGVPAGPVQTIGEALGLAEELGLRPVVPVGGQGRESRQVANPISLSRSPARYVAPPPDLGEHQDAHWLDE, via the coding sequence GTGACCGAGGACCCCCACGACCCGTATGCCGGCGCGCTCGCCGGCATACGGGTCGCCGATTTCTCCCGCGTCCTGGCCGGTCCCTACGCGACCATGCTCATGGCCGACCTGGGGGCGGACGTCATCAAGATCGAGCCACCGGCCGGCGACGACACCCGGCGCTGGTCGCCTCCCGTTGACGACTCCGGTCGACCGACCTACTTCGCCGCGGCGAACCGCAACAAGCGCTCGGTCGTGCTGGACCTGACCGACCCGGAGGACCTGGCCCGCGCCCGGCACCTGGCCACGACTGCTGACGTCGTCGTGGACAACTTCCGCCCCGGGGTGATGGAGCGTTTCGGGCTGGACCACGAGTCCCTGGCGGCGGCGAACCCGCGGGTCATCACCTGCGCCATCACCGGCTTCGGCAGTGGGCTCGGAGCCGCCATGCCGGGCTATGACCTGCTCGTCCAGGCCATGGGTGGCCTGATGAGCGTCACCGGACCGGTCGAGGGTCCGGCCAGCAAGGTCGGCGTGGCACTCGTGGACGTGGTGACCGGTCTGCACGCGCTCGCCGGCATGCAGGCCGCCCTGCTGGAGCGGACCCGGTCCGGCCGGGGGCAGCGCGTCGAGGTCAACCTGTTCTCCTCGATCCTGTCCGGCCTGGTCAACCAGTCCTCGGCCGCAGCGGCCACCGGGGTCTCACCGCAGCGCACGGGCAACGCCCATCCCTCGATCGCGCCCTATGAGACCTTCGCGACCGGGGAGGGCGAGATCGTCCTGGCCGTCGGCAACGACCGCCAGTTTCACCGCCTCGCAGACACCCTCGGGGCTCCGCACCTCATCGAGGACGAACGCTTCCGCAGCAACAGCGAACGGGTGGCGCACCGGGAGGAGCTGCGCGGCACGCTCGAGTCGCTCCTGTCCACCCGATCCGCCGCGGACTGGAGTGAGGCCCTGCGGGCAGCGGGGGTGCCGGCCGGTCCGGTCCAGACCATCGGGGAGGCACTGGGGCTGGCCGAGGAGCTGGGCCTGCGTCCCGTGGTGCCGGTGGGGGGCCAGGGACGGGAGAGCCGTCAGGTCGCCAACCCGATCTCCCTGTCGCGCTCCCCTGCGCGTTATGTCGCCCCGCCGCCTGACCTGGGTGAGCACCAGGACGCGCACTGGCTGGACGAGTAG
- a CDS encoding CHAP domain-containing protein: MNTVIDPWAFYNRNCTSFAAWRLNQQGGRTKAPWSFLNNMVGPNGKSVHFGNAIEWKAAAQKGGWKVDSTPAVGAVAWWGAEVGAYGHVAIVTKVNGDGSALVEEYNYGFAGTYRKDRVVRASSYLHVKDEVTLKNFESAPTPSVSGSFVVDSTITAVPGTWKPTATLKYQWKRDGANISGATKQNYKLAQSDIGKKVSVSVTGSRSGYKTTTKTSAAKVVTAATLPGPHPVPTISGSAKHGSTLTAQPGAWAVGVSLKYQWKRGGSTISGATAKTYKLVEADIGKRLTVTVTGSKLGHKSVAKTSAATAVIASPLGSTLKTGKRLTSNQALYSSNGNYRLRQQTDGNLVLTNLSSKKPIWATNKFASGMTTRMQTDGNLVQYNASNKAVWASNTNGKKANRLVVQNDGNVVLYTAANKAVWATNTVGK; this comes from the coding sequence ATGAACACGGTGATCGATCCGTGGGCCTTCTACAACAGGAACTGCACATCCTTCGCCGCGTGGCGCCTCAACCAGCAGGGGGGTCGCACCAAGGCGCCGTGGTCCTTCCTTAATAACATGGTGGGTCCCAACGGAAAGTCGGTCCACTTTGGCAATGCCATCGAGTGGAAGGCAGCGGCACAGAAGGGTGGCTGGAAGGTCGACAGCACACCTGCTGTGGGAGCGGTGGCGTGGTGGGGAGCCGAGGTGGGCGCCTACGGTCACGTTGCAATCGTCACAAAAGTGAATGGGGACGGGAGCGCCCTCGTCGAGGAATACAACTACGGTTTTGCTGGCACATACCGCAAAGACCGGGTCGTCCGTGCGTCGAGCTATCTTCACGTCAAGGACGAGGTGACGCTGAAGAACTTTGAGTCAGCACCCACACCTTCTGTGAGCGGGTCATTCGTCGTCGACTCGACGATCACCGCTGTTCCTGGGACATGGAAGCCAACCGCAACCTTGAAGTATCAGTGGAAGCGTGACGGCGCGAATATCAGCGGGGCGACCAAGCAGAACTACAAGCTTGCGCAGTCGGACATAGGCAAGAAGGTCTCTGTGTCGGTCACCGGCAGCCGAAGTGGCTACAAGACCACCACGAAGACGTCCGCAGCCAAGGTTGTTACCGCGGCTACCCTTCCTGGTCCGCACCCGGTTCCAACGATCTCTGGCAGTGCAAAGCACGGCAGCACTCTGACGGCGCAGCCAGGCGCTTGGGCGGTCGGGGTGTCCCTGAAGTACCAGTGGAAGCGCGGTGGATCCACGATCAGCGGCGCGACAGCCAAGACCTACAAACTCGTGGAAGCAGACATCGGGAAGCGACTGACCGTGACGGTGACTGGCTCCAAGTTGGGGCACAAGAGTGTCGCCAAGACATCCGCTGCGACCGCGGTCATCGCCTCACCGCTCGGGAGCACGCTCAAGACGGGGAAGAGACTGACGAGTAACCAGGCGCTCTACTCCAGCAACGGCAACTACCGCCTGCGTCAGCAGACCGACGGCAACCTGGTGCTCACAAACCTGTCGAGTAAGAAGCCGATCTGGGCCACGAACAAGTTCGCATCTGGCATGACTACCCGGATGCAGACCGATGGCAACCTTGTGCAGTACAACGCCAGCAACAAGGCTGTGTGGGCGAGCAATACCAACGGGAAGAAGGCGAACCGCCTGGTTGTGCAGAACGACGGGAACGTCGTGCTCTACACCGCCGCTAATAAGGCTGTGTGGGCGACCAACACCGTGGGTAAGTAA
- a CDS encoding acyl-CoA dehydrogenase family protein, whose amino-acid sequence MAQPKPATHPLALFGTDLLISEEDRAIRDTVRRFVEDRIRPEIADWYEAGTVPVRELAPELGRLGVLGMHLEGYGCAGTSATAYGLACLELEAGDSGLRSLVSVQGSLAMFAIWQHGSEEQKQEWLPRMAAGEAIGCFGLTEPDFGSNPAGMRTRATRSGDDWVLTGNKMWITNGSVADVAVVWAQTEDGVRGFVVPTDTPGFSAPEITKKLSLRASITSELVLDNVRLPASAMLPGAKGLSGPLSCLNEARFGIIFGSLGAARDCLETAIQYAGEREIFDKPLSAYQLTQAKLADMTLELGKGMLLALHLGRLKDEGKLSSDQVSLGKLNNVREAIAIARETRSILGAAGITLEYPVLRHANNLESVLTYEGTSEVHQLVIGQALTGQAAFR is encoded by the coding sequence ATGGCCCAGCCCAAGCCCGCCACCCACCCGCTCGCCCTGTTCGGCACCGACCTGCTCATCTCCGAGGAGGACCGCGCGATCCGCGACACCGTGCGCCGCTTCGTCGAGGACCGCATCCGGCCCGAGATCGCCGACTGGTATGAGGCCGGGACCGTGCCGGTGCGTGAGCTCGCCCCCGAGCTCGGCAGGCTCGGAGTGCTGGGGATGCACCTGGAGGGCTACGGCTGCGCCGGCACCAGCGCCACGGCATACGGCCTGGCGTGCCTGGAGCTGGAGGCGGGCGACTCCGGTCTGCGGTCCCTGGTCAGCGTGCAGGGCTCCCTGGCAATGTTTGCGATCTGGCAGCACGGCTCCGAGGAGCAGAAGCAGGAGTGGCTGCCGCGGATGGCGGCCGGCGAGGCCATCGGATGCTTCGGTCTCACCGAGCCCGACTTCGGGTCCAACCCGGCGGGGATGCGCACCCGCGCCACCCGCTCGGGCGACGACTGGGTCCTGACCGGCAACAAGATGTGGATCACCAACGGCTCGGTCGCCGACGTGGCCGTGGTGTGGGCCCAGACCGAGGACGGCGTCCGCGGCTTCGTCGTCCCTACCGACACACCCGGCTTCTCCGCCCCCGAGATCACCAAGAAGCTCTCGCTGCGCGCCTCGATCACCAGCGAGCTCGTCCTGGACAACGTCCGGCTGCCCGCCTCGGCGATGCTGCCCGGGGCCAAGGGCCTCTCCGGTCCGCTGTCCTGCCTCAACGAGGCCCGCTTCGGCATCATCTTCGGCTCGCTGGGCGCCGCCCGTGACTGCCTGGAGACCGCGATCCAGTATGCCGGGGAGCGCGAGATCTTCGACAAGCCCCTGTCGGCCTACCAGCTCACCCAGGCCAAGCTGGCCGACATGACCCTCGAGCTCGGCAAGGGCATGCTCCTGGCACTGCACCTGGGACGACTCAAGGACGAGGGCAAGCTGTCCTCCGACCAGGTGAGCCTGGGCAAGCTCAACAACGTCCGCGAGGCCATCGCCATCGCCCGCGAGACGCGCTCCATCCTCGGTGCCGCCGGCATCACGCTGGAGTATCCCGTCCTGCGCCACGCCAACAACCTGGAGTCGGTGCTGACCTACGAGGGGACCTCGGAGGTCCACCAGCTCGTCATCGGTCAGGCGCTCACCGGCCAGGCCGCCTTCCGCTGA